The Coregonus clupeaformis isolate EN_2021a chromosome 27, ASM2061545v1, whole genome shotgun sequence genomic sequence tgTGTATTCCTTCCTTCTGTGAACAGCCAGCTCTGAGGCAGTTGTTTAACACCACAGTAAATAAATGCAAGGCATTCCATGTGAAAAGAGATTTCAATAGACACATTCAAATATTTAAGttcaaatatttacatttttcaGCCAGGATGactttaaagctacagtctgggatctgggaatctgGTAAATGGTCATTTCAAGTCTTGACACTTACCCATTgactcttgaagaatataacttatatagCCTCATGAGCCTATCCCAACATACTCTATTGTAATCCAAAATATAAGGTTTTATTCATTGATTACAAACAAGAACGTAAACCCCTCAATATGTTTAAAACTATCATGTGGATGTCATGTACTGTCAGTGAGTCAGTCCATGCATCTAGAGCGTGATCTATGAGAGGGGTTAGTTTCCTAACCTCATCCCTCAGCTATATACCAAAACAAGCCGTGGGGCAgccattttgttgtttttctgttcccAGAATGTAGCTTTAACAATCGTAACTATTGTGTCTAAGTCCTTCCACAAAGTCCTATATGACCAGTCTCCTGTCCGCAGTTCCTGTTCCTCCTCAGAGGTACTTGTAGACAGCCTTGTCCGCTAAGGTCTGGACCTGCATCTTGACGGGACACTTGTAGAAGTGGGAGAGCAGCGTCTCTGAGTAGCCAATAAGGAAGTAGAACTTCTGAGGAGGGAGTTTCTGCAGCATCAGGGCACACACCACCAGCATGTTCCCTCGCCGCTTTATCACAATCTCATTGGCCAGGCAGTTATGGAAGGTGCCAAAGAGGAAACGCCGCACGAACACGTCCTCTACTGTACGATCTgatgctcctccctctccctgtaaGTTACCtaggagataaagagagggacAGCGGATGGAGGGAGAAATAGACACGGAGACGTTAGGAATACTTTGACAACAATTATCAAGTTCATTTAGCTACATTAATAACTGATGAGTTTAAGGCTAGCCCCTTGGGCAGCATCCTCACTAATTAGGTTGGGGTTGTCTTTTTACATATATGGTCAGATAGCTCAGTGTGTATGATGTAGAGGTAAGCTAAAAACGCACTAGTGTGCTGGGAAAGCCAGCCCTTGCGGTGGCCTATGTGGTGGGGATGGAGGGCTTGCTCATAGGTCAGTGGTCGGTCTCCTTTCCCCACTCGGATACGGGCTGCCCGATTCTATGACAAAAGAAAAGTACAGATGTGAAGTTGGAAGCAGTCTTCTCAGCAGCAAGTGAGTAACTAGGTAATGTCCATTGTGGAGGATGGAAATTCTGTAACGTTAGTCTTCGAATAAAACATACCTTGCAGCATATTGCAGTGACATGAAGTGTTCGTGTTCCAGAGTTGATGCATATCGAAGTGCCGACTCTGGCAAGCGCGTTCTATGAGGCAAAGACATGAATGCAAAGACACTGAGCAACAGACAAGTAACATTGACAGcgcgctagctaacgttaactgctAACGTTAGTTACATCATTGGCTAGCCAGCCAGAAACACAAAAACGGGTCAAAGTTAAAATGTAACAATACTTTAAAGTTGATATGTAGAATATTCTCAAACAGTTGTCAAATTATGGACTAAATGTAAACATGATTCTCACCGATAACGTCACACTCCGACAGCTCAAGGACGCAGCCATTTTGACTGACGAAAGTGTTTGTGGGAAGGGCCGTTGGCCTGggcatggctagaagggatacagATTTTGTCCGATtttacttttcgtagcaggttaggagaattttcgcagcaggttaggataattaacgtagcaggctaggaaaagggttagggttagctaaaacgcAAAATATTTCAaagagttgaacagagttcatgtaacagacacatctcaacatcaactgttcagaggagactgcttgaatcaggccttcatggttaaattgctgcaaagaaaccaccagaggtgggacaaagtcattgttatgcaagtcacaagtaagtctcaagtctttgccctcgagtcccgagtcaagtcgagtcaaagatgaggcaagtcccaagtcgagtcaaaagtcaaagccatcaagtctcaagtcgagtccaaagtcctacattttagtttcgagtcatttcaagtcctcttagcaagcctttgcaagtcattacaagtcctcgtagcaagtcttctcgagtcataaggcgcaagtccaagtcaagtcacgagtcattgatgttaaagtccaagtcgagttgcaagtctttgtacattttgtcgagtcgagtctgaagtcatcaaattcatgactcgagtctgactcgagtccaagtcacatgactcgagtccacacctctggaaaccactactaaaggacaacaataataagaagagacttgcttgggctaagaaacacaagcaatggacattagacaggtggaaatctgtcctttggtctgatgagatttttggttccaaccgccgtgtctttgtgagacgcagagtaggtgaacggatgatatccgcatgtgtggtttccaccatgaagcatggaggaggtgtgatggtgctttgctggtgacacactttattcagaattcaaggcacacttgaccagcatggccaccacatcattctgcagcgatacgccatcccatctggtttgtgcttagggagactatcatttgtttttcaacaggacaatgacccaaaacacacctccaggctgtgtaagggctattttaccaaaaaggagtgatggagtgcagcatcagatgacttggcctccacaatcacccgacctcaacccaattgagatggtttgggatgacttggaccgcagagtgaaggaaaagcagccaacaagtgctcagcatatgtgggaactccttcaagactgttggaaaagcattccaggtgaagctggttgagagaatgccaagagtgtgcaaagctgtcatcaaggaaaagggtggctactttgaagaatctcaaatataaaatatattttgatttgttaaacactttttttggttactacatgattccatatgtgttttttcatagttttgatgtcttcactattattctacaatgtagaaaatagtaaaaataaagagaaccattgaatgagttggtgtatccaaacttttgactggtactctatatacagtggggagaacaagtatttgatacactgccgattttgcaggttttccaacgtacaaagcatttagaggtctgtaatttttatcataggtacacttcaactgtgagagacggaatctaaaacaaaaatccagaaaatcacattgtatgattttt encodes the following:
- the LOC121541450 gene encoding 28S ribosomal protein S24, mitochondrial; this translates as MAASLSCRSVTLSNALARVGTSICINSGTRTLHVTAICCKNRAARIRVGKGDRPLTYEQALHPHHIGHRKGWLSQHTSNLQGEGGASDRTVEDVFVRRFLFGTFHNCLANEIVIKRRGNMLVVCALMLQKLPPQKFYFLIGYSETLLSHFYKCPVKMQVQTLADKAVYKYL